A region from the Rosa rugosa chromosome 6, drRosRugo1.1, whole genome shotgun sequence genome encodes:
- the LOC133715636 gene encoding probable receptor-like protein kinase At5g24010, with amino-acid sequence MEAKHNTLHFLSLTLISLLHFSASFTPSDNYLLNCGSSSNASLFNRVFVGDSTSGSGFGSRGRSISVTNNKTPPPNSPSPYNTARVFTSASSYSFSIKKIGTHLVRFHFSPFSAQGFDLRAANFTISVNLLVILTHAHVNETVIREYIMKIDTNVLEIVFSPLGNSGFGYVNAIEVFTAPGDLIVDNGAKLVSANVDEYRNLSSQVLETIYRINVGGSNLTPFNDTLWRFWVPDVEYLALESAAKRASTTDVPNYQSGGASREIAPENVYMTAQEMNNNNSTVGERFNITWKFPVALGGAAHLVRLHFCDIVSKSLNLLYFDVYINGYAAYRDVDLSVMATNELATPVYIDFVVDSDDSGLIEVSVGPSDLSSPMRINAILNGAEIMRMVNVSNLHAQIVSTVSKKKNIWIWVAPVAGGGFVVLCLAMVAVLLALKRKKKKKKKLKTRRSESVGWTPLRVYGGSSHSRMSERTALASPGANGYYCLRIPFAELQAATSNFDKKLIVGSGGFGMVYKAVLRDNTKVAVKRGVPGSRQGLPEFQTEITVLSQIRHQHLVSLVGYCEEQSEMILVYEYMEKGPLKKHLYGSGLPPLSWKQRLEICIGSARGLHYLHTGFAQGIIHRDIKSTNILLDNNYVPKVADFGLSRSGPCLDETHVSTGVKGSFGYLDPEYFRRQQLTDKSDVYSFGVVLFEVLCARPAVDPLVEREQVNLGEWAMQWQKKGMLEKIIDPHLVGHIKPKSLKKFGETAEKCLAEYGADRPTIGDVLWNLEYALQLQESRPRQELPEAGESNELPTNSIAPGDPSPSIRRSEDDGAGSSEINTSQVFSQLMNTDGR; translated from the coding sequence AGAGGCCGGTCCATTtcagtcaccaacaacaaaacccCACCTCCAAACTCACCCTCTCCTTACAACACAGCAAGAGTTTTCACCTCTGCTTCAAGCTATAGCTTCAGCATCAAGAAAATCGGAACTCACTTGGTACGTTTTCATTTCTCACCGTTTTCGGCTCAGGGGTTCGATTTGAGGGCAGCAAACTTTACCATTTCGGTTAACCTGCTTGTTATTTTGACTCATGCACATGTAAACGAAACTGTGATTAGAGAATACATAATGAAAATCGATACCAATGTGCTTGAGATTGTGTTTAGTCCTTTGGGAAATTCGGGTTTTGGTTATGTGAAtgcaattgaagtttttacaGCTCCTGGGGACCTTATTGTGGACAATGGTGCTAAGTTGGTGAGTGCCAATGTAGATGAGTACAGAAACCTTTCTTCACAGGTTTTAGAGACTATTTATAGGATCAATGTTGGGGGTTCAAACTTGACTCCTTTTAATGATACATTGTGGAGGTTTTGGGTCCCTGATGTGGAGTATCTTGCTCTGGAATCGGCTGCTAAGCGTGCCTCGACCACTGATGTGCCGAATTATCAGAGTGGAGGTGCAAGTAGGGAGATTGCGCCGGAGAATGTTTATATGACTGCCCAGGAGATGAATAATAATAACTCAACTGTAGGTGAAAGGTTTAATATTACATGGAAGTTTCCAGTGGCTCTGGGTGGTGCTGCGCATTTAGTTAGGTTGCATTTCTGTGATATTGTTAGCAAATCACTTAACTTGCTGTACTTTGACGTATATATAAATGGATATGCTGCATACCGGGATGTTGATCTATCGGTGATGGCAACCAATGAGCTTGCAACTCCTGTCTATATTGATTTCGTTGTGGACTCAGATGATTCAGGGCTGATAGAAGTCAGTGTTGGTCCTTCTGATCTCAGTAGTCCTATGAGGATAAATGCAATATTGAATGGGGCAGAGATCATGAGAATGGTGAATGTGTCCAATTTACATGCCCAAATTGTGTCTACTGTGTCTAAGAAGAAAAACATTTGGATTTGGGTGGCTCCAGTTGCTGGAGGAGGCTTTGTTGTTCTGTGTTTGGCAATGGTGGCAGTTTTACTTGCTTTAAAgcgcaagaagaagaagaagaagaaactgaaaACCAGACGTTCAGAGAGTGTGGGTTGGACACCATTAAGGGTGTATGGGGGTAGTTCACACAGTAGAATGTCTGAGAGGACAGCACTTGCATCTCCGGGCGCAAATGGATACTATTGCTTGAGAATCCCTTTTGCTGAATTACAAGCGGCAACAAGCAACTTCGATAAGAAACTAATTGTCGGTTCTGGTGGTTTTGGAATGGTTTACAAAGCAGTCCTGAGGGACAATACAAAGGTAGCTGTTAAGAGAGGTGTGCCTGGCTCCAGACAAGGCCTGCCAGAATTCCAGACTGAAATAACAGTATTGTCCCAAATTCGGCACCAGCATCTTGTATCACTTGTCGGATATTGTGAGGAACAGTCAGAAATGATCCTGGTTTATGAATATATGGAAAAAGGGCCCTTGAAGAAACATTTGTATGGTTCAGGGCTTCCACCTTTGTCGTGGAAGCAACGACTTGAAATATGTATTGGATCAGCAAGAGGTCTTCACTACCTTCATACAGGTTTTGCTCAAGGCATCATACACCGTGACATCAAATCAACTAACATTTTGCTTGATAATAATTATGTGCCTAAGGTGGCTGATTTTGGTCTTTCAAGATCAGGGCCATGTCTCGACGAAACCCATGTAAGTACCGGGGTAAAAGGTAGCTTCGGTTATCTTGATCCTGAGTACTTCCGGAGGCAGCAGCTTACTGACAAGTCCGATGTTTACTCATTTGGTGTTGTGCTCTTTGAAGTGCTTTGTGCTAGGCCTGCTGTTGATCCACTGGTTGAAAGAGAGCAAGTGAACTTAGGCGAATGGGCAATGCAGTGGCAGAAGAAGGGCATGCTTGAAAAAATCATCGATCCCCATCTTGTTGGACACATCAAACCAAAATCTCTGAAGAAGTTTGGCGAAACAGCGGAGAAATGTTTGGCTGAATATGGCGCTGATAGGCCAACCATTGGTGATGTATTGTGGAATTTAGAATATGCTCTTCAGCTTCAGGAATCTAGGCCACGACAAGAACTGCCTGAAGCAGGTGAGAGTAATGAGCTTCCAACAAATAGTATCGCTCCTGGAGATCCATCTCCCAGCATAAGAAGATCGGAAGATGATGGCGCTGGTAGCTCTGAGATCAATACAAGCCAAGTCTTTTCTCAGTTGATGAACACTGATGGCAGATAG